The following is a genomic window from Rutidosis leptorrhynchoides isolate AG116_Rl617_1_P2 chromosome 8, CSIRO_AGI_Rlap_v1, whole genome shotgun sequence.
actggtctcaccttaattcagtaagggtagaggccgttgtgactgactgaattcagactttgttttaaactactttcataaacgaaacctactttacgccttttgtttaatgatgattgatgatgacccttaagaccttaattacatacttttaaacctattaagatgatttactgacttagtactatttgacttaggttgaggacctcggaccgtttactttcacacctttcccgactactactttaccgctacatatcattgtgagttatagcattccctttttactttaacttattttgggaactgagaatacatgcggattttatgttttacatactaggcacgagtacttaaacttatatatgtgtgggttatacaacggcagaaacattccctttagctcggtaacgtttaatcattggtttttgaaccgtgaacgcgaatcttagatatggatccatagggtttgacatccccactcgggctagtagcgctagcatttaacgagtgtttaatacttcatagacatacgcactttccaagtgtactttcagggggtataaacgttaagttagttaccaagtgctcacggttaacatatactttatcatactgttttgaaacgctctttgtagcactgaaatctcgtggcctaccttacatactgttatacttaaactatagctcaccaacctttgtgttgacgtttttaagcatgtatttctcaggtgcttgaggttgcttccgctgtgtactagtcgtgctgtagaacccgctgcttagatttgtccacgcatgaactactttactttgcattcaaacattcgtacttttgaactatgacttgtaacgaccattgtggtcacatacacttattatttgcttctacttagtgaagcatgcttttgaaatgtaaaacatttgatgtcggttatgacatcacctttttatcgtgaatgcaacttctttaattacagcatatagtacttaaccttgtaatgatcctgttgttgatgattcgtacacgatggttttgtacggggcatcacatcttACCTTTAAAATCGCCACATGAAACCCACACCGTGTCATATGCACCCACCAAACTCTCAAGGTTTGATCAGATTTTCAACTTGTTTGCATCGTTGTGAGGGCCATATACATTTGCAATTATAGTTTCTGAGTTACTACCTAACCATTTCCCCTTGATAGCGATGAAGAACTCTTTTTGTATACATCGTTCAGTCACGAAACAATTTGTATCCCAGATAAGAAGCATCCCTCCCGATTTCCCAATCATTTCTTTTTGAATGAACCCGAACTCGTTGTTACTCCAAATCAAACTTATCCAATAATCATCTACTATTTTACACTTGGTTTCCTGAATAGCCACGATATTAGGTCTTTCACGACTAATCAATTGCCTAAAATCACCTACTTTGTTGTCCTTACCCTTCCTGAAATTACGAATATTTAAGAATAGAATCTTCATTGATAGATAAAGGGTACAGAGGTTAGACCAGATTGCAATCAAGTCCGACCAATTTTGCAAACTCATTCAATTTTACACTATTTTCTGATTTGTCATTGTTGTTCAATTTCCTTGAGTTACATCCTCTTGGTCGGCAACGGCCAGAGATCTTCTTTGAAGATCGCTGTCTACCGGTGGGCTCATCTTTTGATAGACCATGTGATTTTGAGCCTCTCAATTTCTCACACGTTAAATTTGATCTTGCAAGACACTTTGCCCGCAAAGAGGGCAAATTGTTTCAATAGCTTCATTCATAGGTCACGTATAATTGATGTTCCATTGGGGCGAAAAAGTTCACGAGAATAAGTGTTAACGGTCTCAAATTCAGTAAACTCGATAGATTCTTAGTTTCAGAGAAGTTCAGCCGACTGTGGGAAGATATCCCAGCTCTAGCTTTTGAAAGAAAGTTATCGGATCACTGCCCTATTGTCCTTAGAGATCGAGCTATAGATTTTGGACCTAAGCCAAACAAAGTCTTTGATGCGTAGTTAGATGCAGAGGGGTCTGATCAGGTGGTGAATTTAGCATGGAGTAAAGAAGTTAAAGGTAGAAGGTTAGATGTtcattttcaaaaaaaataaaaaaaaaatgtcaaaCTTGCAGTTAAATAGTAGAGCATGGAGACATTCGAAAAATTGGATGCCAAAACAGATGATCTCAAAGCAACACTAGTTAAGTGGGAAAATATAGCTAAAGAAAGACCCCCGTTAGATGGTGAAAGGCAGATATGGATGGAAGCGCATAGAAAATGGATCGAAAATGAAAAAATCAAGTTGTGTATGGCAAAACAGAAGTTGAGAGCCAAATGGGTTATGGAGGGTGATGAAAATTCGAGGTATTTCCACTCTTTCGTAGAAGGTATAGCAAGCGAAACATCCGAGTACTTAACATTAAGGGCACGTGGAATGAAAACCCCATATATATAAAAGATGAGGTTCTTAGTCACTTCAAATCACAGTTCATGATTCGACAATCTAATAGCATGTCCCTCTCTAGCTGCTCACGACAGTTTACTCTGAAACATATCACAAGCTTGCAAGCATCCAGCTTGGAATAGATATTCTTTGAGAAGGAAATACAAGAGACCATTAATGATGTGATGGTTCAAAAGCCCCGGCCCGGACGGATTCAACCTCAAATTTTTCAATAAATATTGGAATCTTATTAAAGAGGATCTCATTGGTGCAATAAACTGGTTTTCGATGAACGAGGAAATATCAAATGGCAGCAATTCTTCATTTGTTACTCTTGTACCGAAAAAATCCGACGCTATCAATCTCAATGACTACCGACCGATAAGTTTGATAGGTAGCTATTATAAAATTCTCGTAAAAATTTTATTAAATCGCATCATAAAAGTGATACCTGGCCTCAATGGGGAAGAACAAAGTGCCTTTCTTAAAGGGCATTTCATTTTAGATGGTGCCCTAATTGTTAATGAATCGATTAGTTTTTTGGACAAAAATTAGAAGAAAAGTCTCATTTATAAGGTTGACTTAGAAAAAGGCATTCGATAGTTTAATCTGGGTATTTCTTAAGGACATGATGGAGAGGATGGGTTTCGGCCATAAATGGAGGAAATGGATTTTGGCTTGTCTTTGGTCGGCTTCGGTTTCTGTTCTTGTAAATGGTTCACCTACCAACGAGTTCTCACTTCAAAGAGGTGTTAGACAAGGTGACCCCCTATCCTATTTTTTGTTTATCGTTGCCTCAGAAGGTTTAAATATCATTACAAAAGTCGCGATTGCAAATGGACTCTACAAAGGTGTCAAGATTGGATCCGATAATGTGTTGATATCGCACCTCCAATGTGCGGATGACACAATTTTTCTCGGGGAATGGATTTGGAAAAATGTTAGTAATCTCACGTAGTTACTTAAATACTTTGAAAACGCTTTTGGTCTAAAAGTCAACTTTCATAAGAGCTCGAGTTTTGTTTTGGGAGTGGCAAAAGAGGACGTGGAAAGATTATCAAATAGATTCGGTTGCAAAATTGGTGAACTCCCCTTCAGATATCTTGGACTTCCTATCGGGTGCAATATGAACCGAGTCAGAAATTGGAAACCGATTGTGGACAAAGTTAATTCGAGACTTTCCGGGTGGAAAGCTAGATCGATTTCTTTTGGTGGAAGATTAACCCTACTTAAATCCATTCTTCATAGTTTACCGCTATACTATTTCTCACTTTTTAGGGCCCCGTCGAGTGTTATCCATCATCTTGAGTGTATTAGAAGAAATTTCTTTTGGAGCAGGTCGGGTGATACTTCAAAAATTCTGTGTGTAAAATGGGCTGAAGTAATATCTTCATAAGGGGAGGGGGTTTAAACATCGGGTCTCTTAAGGGGAAAAACTTCTCCTAGTTGGGTAAATGGAGGTGGCGGTTCAGAAATTAACCAAACTCATTATGGGTAAAGGTTATCACCTCTATACATGGGTCGGGCAGGTTGTTATCTTTTTCTGGTCTATTCAAGTCACAAGGCAAGAGTGGGACTTTGGTTAATATTGTCCATGTAGGGGCTCCGTTCTTTTTCCGTTATAGAAAAAAGATCGGTTCCTACGGTGGCAGCTGCGGAATCTGCTGAACTAGAGAAGAAAGTTAACGGTTTCTGCAGCTCATTTTCACAAGTCATTGGCGATGGATCGTCTACGTTTTTCTGGACAGAACCTTGGCTGATCGAGACACCTCTAAAAGAGAAATTCAGAAGGCTTTATCAACTTAACATGGATACAAATGCGACGGTTCAGGAGAAAGTTGAATGGAGGGATGGCAAATTCTTTCCAAAATGGAGCTGGAGTAGGGTGCCGAGTGGGAAAGCAAATGGCAAACTCGCCGAAC
Proteins encoded in this region:
- the LOC139863899 gene encoding uncharacterized protein; its protein translation is METFEKLDAKTDDLKATLVKWENIAKERPPLDGERQIWMEAHRKWIENEKIKLCMAKQKLRAKWVMEGDENSSLIWVFLKDMMERMGFGHKWRKWILACLWSASVSVLVNGSPTNEFSLQRGVRQGDPLSYFLFIVASEGLNIITKVAIANGLYKGVKIGSDNVLISHLQCADDTIFLGEWIWKNGLRSFSVIEKRSVPTVAAAESAELEKKVNGFCSSFSQVIGDGSSTFFWTEPWLIETPLKEKFRRLYQLNMDTNATVQEKVEWRDGKFFPKWSWSRVPSGKANGKLAELTNLRCHNQLT